The Flexivirga aerilata sequence GACCGAGGACTTCGGTGGCGGCGCCGACGGGCAGCAGCTCAGCGCGCGCATCGGACGCGCCGCCGACGAGCTGGCCGGACAACTCGTCACCGACGGTGGCGGCTCGGTCGGCGGTTTCACCCCCAACTCTGCCGACACCAAGCAGCGGGACTCTGGAGTGCACGTGCCCGCACAGGTCACGCCGTTCGCGAAGCTGCTGGACGGACACTCCGGCTGACCGCACATTAGGCTGGCCGCATGACCACCCCGGACCTTGCCGCACCGCGCACTCGGCAGCCCTCACGGGCCGACCGGGTGCGCGGCCCGTTGCTGGGGGCGGTCGGCGGCGTGGCGGCGTTGGTACTGCTGCGGATCCACGATCCGCACGGTTCCGGGTCCTACGGCTACTGCCCGTTCCTCACCGTCACCGGCGCACCGTGCCCGCTCTGCGGTGGCCTGCGCGCGATGAACGACCTGACACACGGCAACCTCTCCGCGGCGCTGCTCAGCAATGCGGCCGCGGTCTTCATCCTGGTTGCCGGCGCAGTGCTGATCGCGCGCTGGTTCGTCCGCCGCTGGAAGGGCGACGCCGAAGCCGCGCTGCTGCCGGCGGGGCGTATGCCGCTGCTGATCTTCGGCGTCGCGATGATCGTCTTCACCGTCTACCGATGGACGCCCTGGGGCAGCTGGCTCTACCAGGGTTGAGACGCCCGGCGGCTGCGGCGCGGGAAAGCGCCCATACGGGGAAGGGGGCGGCCACCGGCCGTCCCCTTCCGCGTTGTCGAGCGTCTAGCGCTGTCGCCTAGTTGTTCGCCAGCACCGTGAACCGCAGGATGATGCCGACGATCGACAGCACCGTGCCGACGATGCCGCAGATGTAGCCGGCCTGCACCTTGCCGCGGCCGCCGATCGCGCCGCCCGAGGCGTCGATCTGCTGGAGGGCGTTGCGGCCCATGATGATCGCCGGGATGCCGGTCAGGAGGCCACAGCACGGGATGCTGAGGATGCCCAGGATGAGGATCAGCGTGGACTGCTTGTGCTCCTGCGGCACGCCGCTGTAACCACCCGGAGCGGGCTGGCCACCGCCGTAACCGCCGCCGGCCGGCGGGTAGTCGCCCTGCGGGGCGCCATACTGCGGCGCGCCGTACTGACCCGGCTGGCTCTGGCCGTACTGCGGCTGGTCACCCGGCTTCTGCTCACCGTAGCCGCCCGGCTGGTTCGGGTCGTTCGGGTAATTGCTCATCTGATTCCTTCCCTCGTGTTGGGGCGACCCTAACCGACTTCCGAGGCTGGCGCGCGGTGCCGCGAACGATGCCGCCGGACGGCGTCGCGGTTGGCACATGCGGGGGAGCAGTAGCGCTGCCGGCCGTTCCTGGTGGTGTCGGCGAACGCGTTGCCGCACTCGGGCAGCGCACACCGGGAGAGCCGGTGCATGCCGCGCTGCACGAGGTGCACCGTCAGACCCATCGTCAGCAGCGCCGAAAGCATTGCGGCGTATGACATTTCGGCATCTCGATAGTGCAGGTGGAAGCCGTCGCCGGCGTGGTCGGTCACCCGCGGATGGGCCGTATGCCGAGCCAGCAATTCGTTCAGCAGCCGCACCCGGTCGGATGCCTCAGCGGTGTCGATCAGCCGGTCGATGTCGTCCAGGTAACGATCGAGCGAGGCCAGATCCGCGCGCTTCGCGCCCGGGCGGTGCACCACGCCGGCGGCGTCGCACCGTGCCTGCAGCGCCCGAACCGTCGCCGGACGGTCGTTAAGCAGAGCGACGGCGAGCAGCGTCGGCTCCTCGCCGTAAGGGTTGATATGCACAATGCCATTACACCAGGCTCGTGCGTATGACGACAGTCCTCGCCGAAAGTCCAGTCCCCACAACGGAACGGCGGCTTCCGCCGCCCGCGGCCGCGCCCCACCGGCACGGCTGGGTCACGCGATCACGGCACAGCACGAGCGAAGGCGTCCTGTGCTACCGGCAGTGCGTGTGCGGCGCCTGGCAGGTGCACCGCGGCGGCGAAAACATTGGGACCGTTGGGGATTGAGCTTGGGACTGGTCAGTCGGCCAGCGCGCCGTAGACGAGCTGCTTGAGCTCCTGGCGCACCGGATAGGCGCTGGACGGCATCAGCTGGGTCATCAGGATCGCCGTCAGGTCCTCGACCGGGTCGACCCAGAAGTAGGTGGATGCCAGCCCGCCCCAGCCGTATTCGCCGACCGAGCTCGCGATGCCGGTCGCCTGCGGATCAGTGGTGACGGAGAAGCCGAGACCGAATCCGACGCCGCTGAAGGGAGTTTCGGCATACAGCGGGATGCCGAACTCCTCCAGGTCGGCCCCTCCGGGCAGGTGGTTGCTCGCCATGAAGCGCACCGTGCGATCGGAGAGCAGTCGCACACCGTCGAGCTCGCCGCCGCGGCGCAGCATCTCGGTGAAACGCCAGTAGTCGTCCATCGACGACACGAGCCCGCCGCCGCCGGACAGCATGTGCGGCTTCTGCAGCGCCGCCTTGCCGAACGCGTCGAAGCGCACCGCGCCGTCGGGGCTGAGCGCGTAGAGCGCCGCCAGGCGATCGGGGTCGACGGCCTGAAAGGCGGTGTCGCGCATGCCGAGCGGGCCGGTGATCTCCGCCGCGAAGAAGTCGTCCAGACTGCGCCCGGAGACGACCTCGACCACCCGGCCGAGCACGTCGGTGGACACCCCGTAGTTCCAGCAGCTGCCCGGGTCGAAGCGCAACGGCATCGCCGCCCAGCTGTCGCACGCGGCCGCCAGGTCCATGCCGGCGGGCGGCCCGAACTCCTGACCGGCGAGGCGCATGACCTCGTCGGTGACGTGCACCCGGTGGAAGCCGTAGGTTAGCCCGGAGGTGTGGGTGAGCAGGTGCTTGACCCGCATGGGCTCGGTCGCCGGCCGGGTGACCGGCTTGGCCGCGGGACCCCCGACATACACCTGCAGGTCGGCGAAGGACGGAATGAACGTGCTCACCGGGTCGTTCAGCGACAGCTCGGCCCGCTCGTAGAGCATCATCGCCGCGACCGAGGTCACCGGTTTGGTCATCGAGTAGATCCGGTAGAGCGTGTCCGCCGTGATCGGCAGGCCGGCCTCGCGATCACGCTGTCCCAGCATCGCGTCGTGTATGACGGCGCCGCCCTTCGACACCCGCACATGCCAACCGGCGAGCCGCCCGTCGTCGACATAGGCGCTCAGGTGATCGTCGATCCGGCGCAGCCGGTCGGAGGCGATGCCGGTCGGGCTGGATGCATCGATCGTCATGCTCCGGAAGTGTGCCACCGACCCGCCCGCGGACGGCGCAGGGTGAACATTGCATGACAGTTGCACGACACAGGGGGCTCATGGCCCGCGCATACTGGGATTTGCAGCTCCGACAGCGCACAATTGGCGCATGCTGTGGCTGATTCTCGCGCTGGTCGTCTGTGTCGCGCTCGCCTCCGTCGTCGTCGGCCTCGTCGCCGTCCCCGCGCGCCGCGAGGGGCGGCAGGTGCTGACCGAACGCGGGGAGCGGATGGTCAACTCGGTCGCCGACCGCACCGACAAGGTCGCCAAGGGCGCCAAGCGGGCCGTCGCCGAGCGCACCGCCAAGGACACCGGCAGGGACACCGGGAAGAACGCAGCCAACGCCACGGCCACGGACGGCGTGCCCGCTGCCACCGCCCAGAAGCAGGCCGGCGCCGAGAAGAACAGCGAGCAGGCCGCCAGCTGACGCGCCGGACCCTCACCGACCGCCATCGTCGGTGAGGTTTGTCATGATGTGGGGCGTGGATGCGCTCTGGGAGATCCTTCTCGTCATAACCGTCGTCGTGCTCGGCGGTCTCGGACTCGTCGTCGGCCTGGTGCGAGGTCGCGGTCGCAAGGCGGCCCCGCCGGTCACCCCGCCACCGCCGGCGCGTGAGGCGAAGACCCGCACGGCCAACACCTACCGGCCGAGTTCGACCGCCACGATCGACACCAGCAAGGGCAGCACGCCCGCGCCGCCGAAGCCTGCGGAGCGCGAGCCGGAGCCGCCGGTCGTCGAACCCGAGACCCCGCCGGTCGAGCCCACCCCGGCGGACACCGTCGAGACCACTGCGCCGCCGGCCGCCCCGGCGCCGGCACCTGCCGAGCCGGAGGTCGAGCGTCCGGAGTCGGCCCGCGGTCGGATGACCAAGCTGCGCTCGCGGCTGGCCCGCTCCAACAGTGCGATGGGCAAGGGCCTGCTCACGGTGCTCTCCGGCGACAAGCTGGACGATGCGGTCTGGGAGGAGGTCGAGGACACCCTGCTCGGGGCGGACCTCGGCGTCGAGGCCACCACCGAGATCGTCGACGGCCTGAAACGTCGAGTGCAGGTTGAGGGTTCGCCGAGCGCGGAGCAGCTGGAGCAGTGGCTGCACGAGGAGCTGCTGGCCCAGGTCAACCCCGACATGGACCGCCGCATCGCCGCGTCCCGCGTGGGCGACCGGCCGGCCGTCGTCATGGTCGTCGGCGTCAACGGCACCGGCAAGACCACCACGGTCGGCAAGCTCGCCCGCGTGCTGGTCGCCGAGGACAAGGACGTCGTGCTCGGCGCCGCCGACACCTTCCGCGCGGCCGCCGCCGACCAGCTCGAGACCTGGGGCGGACGCGTCGGCGTGCCGACCGTGCGCTCCGACAAGGAGGGCGCCGACCCCGCGGCCGTCGCGTTCGACGCGGTCAAGGAGGGCCAGGACGGCGAGGTCGACGTGGTCATCGTCGACACCGCCGGCCGGTTGCACAACAAGGTCGGGCTGATGGACGA is a genomic window containing:
- the ftsY gene encoding signal recognition particle-docking protein FtsY, yielding MWGVDALWEILLVITVVVLGGLGLVVGLVRGRGRKAAPPVTPPPPAREAKTRTANTYRPSSTATIDTSKGSTPAPPKPAEREPEPPVVEPETPPVEPTPADTVETTAPPAAPAPAPAEPEVERPESARGRMTKLRSRLARSNSAMGKGLLTVLSGDKLDDAVWEEVEDTLLGADLGVEATTEIVDGLKRRVQVEGSPSAEQLEQWLHEELLAQVNPDMDRRIAASRVGDRPAVVMVVGVNGTGKTTTVGKLARVLVAEDKDVVLGAADTFRAAAADQLETWGGRVGVPTVRSDKEGADPAAVAFDAVKEGQDGEVDVVIVDTAGRLHNKVGLMDELAKVKRVIEKQSPIDECLLVLDATTGQNGMRQAEIFAQAVDITGVALTKLDGTAKGGIVVLVQRELGVPVKLVGLGEGPDDLAPFDPKAFVDAVLD
- a CDS encoding DUF4190 domain-containing protein; this encodes MSNYPNDPNQPGGYGEQKPGDQPQYGQSQPGQYGAPQYGAPQGDYPPAGGGYGGGQPAPGGYSGVPQEHKQSTLILILGILSIPCCGLLTGIPAIIMGRNALQQIDASGGAIGGRGKVQAGYICGIVGTVLSIVGIILRFTVLANN
- a CDS encoding serine hydrolase domain-containing protein — its product is MTIDASSPTGIASDRLRRIDDHLSAYVDDGRLAGWHVRVSKGGAVIHDAMLGQRDREAGLPITADTLYRIYSMTKPVTSVAAMMLYERAELSLNDPVSTFIPSFADLQVYVGGPAAKPVTRPATEPMRVKHLLTHTSGLTYGFHRVHVTDEVMRLAGQEFGPPAGMDLAAACDSWAAMPLRFDPGSCWNYGVSTDVLGRVVEVVSGRSLDDFFAAEITGPLGMRDTAFQAVDPDRLAALYALSPDGAVRFDAFGKAALQKPHMLSGGGGLVSSMDDYWRFTEMLRRGGELDGVRLLSDRTVRFMASNHLPGGADLEEFGIPLYAETPFSGVGFGLGFSVTTDPQATGIASSVGEYGWGGLASTYFWVDPVEDLTAILMTQLMPSSAYPVRQELKQLVYGALAD
- a CDS encoding DUF2752 domain-containing protein, with product MTTPDLAAPRTRQPSRADRVRGPLLGAVGGVAALVLLRIHDPHGSGSYGYCPFLTVTGAPCPLCGGLRAMNDLTHGNLSAALLSNAAAVFILVAGAVLIARWFVRRWKGDAEAALLPAGRMPLLIFGVAMIVFTVYRWTPWGSWLYQG
- a CDS encoding CGNR zinc finger domain-containing protein gives rise to the protein MHINPYGEEPTLLAVALLNDRPATVRALQARCDAAGVVHRPGAKRADLASLDRYLDDIDRLIDTAEASDRVRLLNELLARHTAHPRVTDHAGDGFHLHYRDAEMSYAAMLSALLTMGLTVHLVQRGMHRLSRCALPECGNAFADTTRNGRQRYCSPACANRDAVRRHRSRHRAPASEVG